The proteins below are encoded in one region of Cololabis saira isolate AMF1-May2022 chromosome 21, fColSai1.1, whole genome shotgun sequence:
- the LOC133422258 gene encoding adhesion G protein-coupled receptor E5: MPDKWSFWILALFHSFVTVLSAKRCDQGYEFVGRKCKDLDECEYNPPYGPCGDNTRCLNTDGSFYCLCVDGYQTRTRRSNFTLGSHENCEDINECFYNAQICGSNAKCNNTVPHYDCTCDPGFVSPTKEKIIHRGENVSCSDINECQENVCGLNAKCINTKGSYYCICEAGFGLKSRKSNFTGNQEQCEDICGLDQTMCRNGTCHTEAGRGHYCICHRGFSNYGNIKSHCTELNCDVFRDVNSFSQNFHIVQDQVMELNKSCLDLASSNNSKKLNGEDLLKVLLYMIDKLLSGGFLSDNRKVSSFLDLVESILAMIGPLIKTPGTKTSSSHTELELLTFEGSVLPSGGRTLSSQHAQLDIELEVAAGDASSYPGFTTMSLLSYSNLDEYTDGFFSGIKPQENQRYTINSKVVTVIVSNKNTSHLQEPIRLTLHHLQQLNQTSRDCVFWDSSNGDGAWSTRGCSVVESTPDYTVCSCNHLSSFAVLMALYEIEDKFALQLITWVGLSLSLVCLLICILTFSTIRSIQSPRTTIHLHLCISLFIAILIFLAGISQTENKKGCAVVAGMLHFFYLSAFCWMCLEGIQLFRMVVLVFNTNFKTLYMMAGGYGVPAVIVAISAIVNSKGYGTERYCWLKLDFIWSFFGPACVIILVNIFFFLITVWKLAQKFSSLNPDLDNLQKIRAFIITAVAQLCLLGTMWIFGCFQFEKGTIAMSYLFTIFGSFQGAFLFIMHCLVSKQVREEYGNILSRLLAPRKKRYSEFNSSNSSKAHASKSTQDTGESHI, from the exons ATGCCAGACAAGTGGAGCTTCTGGATTTTGG CTCTTTTCCACTCTTTTGTCACGGTCCTGTCGGCTAAACGCTGCGATCAAGGATATGAGTTTGTTGGTCGGAAATGCAAGG ATTTGGATGAATGTGAATATAACCCTCCATATGGCCCATGTGGAGATAATACTCGATGTTTGAACACAGACGGAAGCTTCTATTGCCTGTGTGTTGATGGTTATCAAACAAGGACACGGAGATCTAATTTTACACTAGGATCACATGAAAACTGTGAAG ATATCAATGAATGTTTTTATAACGCACAAATCTGTGGAAGCAATGCCAAATGTAACAACACAGTTCCACATTATGACTGCACTTGTGATCCTGGATTTGTCTCTcctacaaaagaaaaaataattcatCGGGGTGAAAATGTTTCATGCAGCG ATATTAATGAAtgtcaagaaaatgtttgtggcCTTAATGCAAAGTGTATCAACACAAAAGGCAGTTATTATTGCATCTGTGAAGCTGGTTTTGGATTGAAATCGAGAAAATCAAACTTCACTGGAAATCAGGAGCAATGCGAAG ACATATGTGGCCTTGATCAAACAATGTGCAGAAATGGAACCTGCCACACTGAAGCAGGAAGGGGCCATTACTGCATATGCCATAGAGGGTTCAGTAACTATGGCAACATAAAGTCTCACTGCACTG AACTCAACTGTGATGTTTTCAGAGACGTGAACAGTTTCAGTCAG AATTTTCACATTGTACAAGATCAAGTGATGGAGTTGAATAAAAGCTGTCTGGACCTCGCAAGTAGTAACAATTCAAAGAAGCTGAATGGAGAGGACTTACTAAAG GTTCTGTTGTATATGATTGATAAGCTCTTGTCTGGTGGATTCCTAAGTGACAACAGGAAAGTCTCCAGCTTTCTGGATTTGGTGGAATCCATTTTGGCAATGATAGGACCTTTAATCAAAACCCCAGGCACTAAAACATCATCTTCCCACACAG AGCTGGAGCTTCTGACATTTGAAGGGTCAGTCCTACCCAGTGGAGGGAGGACACTTTCCTCTCAGCATGCTCAACTGGACATTGAGTTGGAGGTAGCTGCTGGAGACGCCTCCAGTTACCCCG GCTTTACAACAATGTCCTTGCTCAGCTATTCAAACCTGGACGAATACACAGATGGCTTCTTTAGTGGGATAAAACCACAAGAGAACCAGAGGTACACAATCAACTCTAAAGTGGTGACTGTCATTGTCAGTAACAAGAACACAAGCCACCTccaagaaccaatcagattaacTTTGCATCACCTTCAGCAG TTAAATCAAACCTCCCGTGACTGTGTGTTCTGGGATTCTTCAAATGGAGATGGGGCGTGGTCTACTCGTGGCTGCAGTGTGGTGGAGTCCACCCCGGACTACACTGTGTGCTCCTGTAACCACCTGAGCAGCTTTGCTGTGCTAATGGCCCTCTACGAAATCGAG GACAAGTTTGCGTTGCAGTTAATCACCTGGGTGGGTCTTTCCCTTTCACTCGTTTGCCTGCTCATCTGCATCCTGACATTCTCCACTATTCGTTCCATCCAAAGCCCAAGAACCACCATACATCTCCACCTCTGCATCAGCCTCTTCATTGCTATTCTTATCTTTCTTGCAGGCATCTCTCAAACAGAGAACAAG AAAGGGTGTGCGGTGGTGGCGGGGATGCTACATTTCTTCTACCTTTCAGCATTTTGCTGGATGTGTCTGGAAGGCATACAGCTCTTCAGGATGGTGGTTCTTGTCTTTAACACCAACTTCAAAACCCTCTACATGATGGCAGGTGGATATGGAGTCCCAGCTGTAATTGTTGCAATATCTGCAATAGTTAACAGTAAGGGATATGGCACTGAGAGATA TTGCTGGTTAAAGCTGGACTTCATTTGGAGTTTCTTTGGCCCTGCCTGTGTCATCATCCTC GTAAACATCTTCTTCTTTCTCATCACTGTGTGGAAGTTGGCACAGAAGTTTTCAAGTTTAAACCCAGACCTGGACAACTTGCAGAAAATAAG GGCATTCATCATCACTGCAGTGGCTCAGCTATGTCTGCTTGGAACCATGTGGATCTTCGGGTGTTTCCAGTTTGAAAAGGGCACTATTGCCATGTCTTACCTCTTCACCATTTTTGGCAGTTTTCAAGGGGCTTTCTTATTTATTATGCACTGTCTCGTTTCCAAACAG GTGAGGGAGGAGTATGGGAACATCTTGTCTCGACTGCTTGCACCTCGAAAGAAGAGATATTCAGAGTTCAATTCCTCTAATTCCAGTAAAGCACAT GCATCAAAGAGTACCCAGGACACAGGAGAGTCGCACATCTGA
- the ptger1c gene encoding prostaglandin E receptor 1c (subtype EP1): protein MKTTSLPMTFTFLDQNLKINSTLEIMSNKNDSYLRAIPVGHVGMSCFTMIFGTISNLTALGILAKSRVRFRRQSKAPFLFLTVALLLADLGGHVILGAFVLYLYTIGTEPTPNFCKIFGTSMVFFGLCPLLLGCAMAVERYIAITKPFFHMSMITVAHVKMALLFLSSVALVLAVLPLFSVGTYTTQIPKTWCFLNLQGEGSADRILALTFSGLGLTALTLSLFCNILSGLALLHARTKYNDSTKNPTTRCGRRASSASSSSMNCSLDVEMMAQLAAITVVSCVCWGPFLIHIPMVQLHGASGNLKPGLILLFLRMASWNQILDPWVYILLRRAVLLSVCCRGQTPASTVSECSSYRDYRRRDSNLQ, encoded by the exons ATGAAGACGACTTCTCTACCTATGACATTCACCTTCCTTGATCAAAACCTGAAGATCAACTCCACTTTGGAGATCATGTCCAATAAAAACGACTCATATCTCAGAGCAATTCCAGTTGGACATGTTGGTATGTCTTGCTTCACTATGATATTTGGCACCATCTCCAACCTCACTGCTCTGGGGATCCTGGCAAAGTCCCGAGTCAGATTCCGCCGCCAATCCAAAGCACCATTTCTGTTTCTAACAGTGGCTTTGCTTTTGGCTGACCTGGGAGGTCATGTGATCCTGGGAGCCTTTGTATTGTACCTGTACACAATTGGCACTGAGCCCACCCCAAATTTCTGTAAAATCTTTGGGACAAGTATGGTGTTTTTTGGCTTGTGCCCCTTGCTGTTGGGTTGCGCCATGGCAGTAGAGCGCTATATAGCAATCACCAAACCCTTTTTCCACATGTCCATGATTACAGTAGCCCATGTGAAGATGgctttattatttttgtccTCGGTTGCGCTTGTGCTGGCAGTATTACCGTTATTTTCCGTGGGGACTTACACAACCCAAATTCCAAAGACATGGTGTTTTTTGAATCTTCAGGGTGAAGGTTCTGCAGACAGAATCTTAGCTCTGACTTTCTCTGGTCTGGGCCTCActgctctcactctctctctgttCTGCAACATCCTGAGTGGTTTGGCATTGCTTCATGCCAGAACGAAGTACAACGACAGTACTAAAAATCCTACAACTCGCTGCGGCCGCCGTGCATCATCTGCATCATCTTCCTCCATGAACTGTTCACTGGATGTGGAAATGATGGCTCAACTTGCAGCCATCACTGTGGTTTCCTGTGTCTGCTGGGGCCCCTTTCTT ATCCACATTCCCATGGTGCAGCTTCATGGTGCTTCTGGAAATTTGAAACCTGGGTTAATTCTTCTTTTCTTACGCATGGCCTCGTGGAATCAGATCTTGGATCCTTGGGTTTACATCCTTCTACGAAGAGCAGTGCTTTTAAGTGTCTGCTGTCGTGGCCAGACTCCAGCATCCACAGTGTCAGAATGCAGCTCCTACAGAGATTATCGCAGAAGAGACTCCAATCTTCAAtaa